In Nocardia yunnanensis, one DNA window encodes the following:
- a CDS encoding phosphotransferase family protein, translating into MTALLAERAAEVVSAAQQLLTKRMGAPVKLSDPMELSGSGRTTVLRVRVAENAFSLPRTLIVKQVAGPANQRRTGGMAPGVASIDSAFLREAVSYQFTTALGRDHRPGAYLLGYSLPDRLLILSDLGENTSLTAVLQSGVEPSGRNALMAFAQALGRMHAATVGREADFVALLRRVDVVHRVDGIAQQAESAVAEVPLMLQREMGIEVPGEIAERIVRGNRLFSAGRYRAFSPSDLCPDNVILNEEGARFLDYEWGGFRDATLDIAYALVSFPGCLCDFELSRERARQMVEAWRSEVVAVWPALADDTVLAERILEARLIWVWLSTYWFLPADHARIAAAREHGLSIPRSAALINRWAALAEDARCTGDDTLGDFAEHVSATLEEHWEE; encoded by the coding sequence ATGACCGCACTATTGGCCGAACGCGCCGCCGAAGTCGTGTCCGCGGCACAACAGTTGCTCACAAAGCGAATGGGTGCCCCGGTGAAGCTGAGCGATCCGATGGAACTCAGCGGTAGTGGTAGGACGACGGTTCTCCGTGTCCGCGTCGCGGAGAACGCCTTTTCGCTACCGCGCACCCTGATAGTGAAGCAGGTTGCGGGCCCGGCGAATCAGCGACGCACCGGTGGCATGGCCCCCGGTGTCGCCAGCATCGATTCCGCGTTCCTGCGCGAGGCGGTGTCCTATCAGTTCACCACCGCCCTCGGCCGCGATCATCGGCCCGGCGCCTACCTGCTCGGCTACAGCCTGCCCGACCGCCTGCTCATTCTCAGCGACCTCGGCGAGAACACCTCGCTCACCGCGGTGCTGCAGTCCGGCGTCGAACCCAGCGGGCGCAATGCGCTGATGGCGTTCGCGCAGGCACTGGGCCGCATGCACGCCGCGACCGTCGGGCGCGAGGCGGACTTCGTGGCGCTGCTGCGGCGAGTGGACGTGGTGCATCGGGTCGACGGCATCGCGCAGCAGGCCGAATCCGCGGTCGCGGAGGTGCCGCTCATGCTGCAGCGCGAGATGGGCATCGAGGTGCCCGGCGAGATCGCCGAACGCATCGTGCGCGGCAATCGCCTGTTCTCCGCGGGCCGCTACCGCGCGTTCAGTCCCTCGGACCTGTGCCCGGACAATGTGATCCTCAACGAGGAGGGCGCGCGGTTCCTCGACTACGAGTGGGGCGGTTTCCGCGACGCCACCCTCGACATCGCCTACGCGCTGGTCTCCTTCCCGGGCTGCCTGTGCGATTTCGAGCTCTCCCGCGAACGCGCCCGCCAGATGGTGGAGGCGTGGCGGTCCGAGGTGGTCGCGGTGTGGCCGGCCCTCGCCGACGACACTGTGCTCGCCGAGCGCATTCTCGAGGCGCGGCTCATCTGGGTGTGGCTGTCGACCTACTGGTTCCTGCCCGCCGACCACGCCCGCATCGCCGCCGCCCGCGAGCACGGACTGTCGATTCCGCGGTCGGCCGCTTTGATCAACCGCTGGGCCGCGTTGGCCGAGGACGCGCGCTGCACCGGCGACGACACCCTGGGCGATTTCGCCGAGCATGTGTCGGCGACGCTGGAAGAGCACTGGGAGGAGTAG